In Phaseolus vulgaris cultivar G19833 chromosome 3, P. vulgaris v2.0, whole genome shotgun sequence, the sequence CCATGTTCTAGCGTTCTTGCTAGAGGAAAATATGATCACCACGATTTCAACATGTACCTCAATCATGTATACTGATTGAATGAAGTCAATAAAGTCTACTACAATTTACtaagaaaatttatttgaaaaacttATACATGAAGATTATTGATCAACACATGAAGGTCCAAAGTCATGAATTTGACGCTCACAGAAACAATAGAGAAAAGCTACATGAAagctcacacacacacacacacacatatatatatatagatagatatatttaaaatgaattataGTACCTATTCCCGCCTTATAACAGAAACGTGTGTCTTGTCACTATGAAACATTACAAGGCTGCAGTTTATAGCTGCCATAAAATCTGGAAAAAGGAAACCGTCGTATTGAAATCAGTTGTCACAAAATCCAGAATTACCTTAACTGGCCAAATAATGATGATTTTTATGTTATTCAGGTCACTTGTAAACAGGGCACTTCTCCAAGTCACACTGTATATACTTCCCACTTTTTTTTCTGTAAATGGGAATAAGTCTAGAACATGCCAAAGAATGGATTAAAGACTCACTCAATCAGATGCCAGACGCTTCACCTTCTCTCGCAGGAACTGCAGTATATGCTCACGTTTCCAATTATCAATCCTGTAAcagacaaaaataaaatacaataaaaaataacctAAAGAGAGTACACAAATTCATTTTGAATCACATTCAAGAAAGATTTCAAATTCATAGTGGTTATTCTTGGTTATGCTGTAGTTTCATTGGAATCCACATAGCCATCAACAAAAGttaaattatttcttttgttaGACAATTCAAATAGTAATTCACTAGATTCTTTCATCTAAATGGAGAAATAAATTCCCTTACAACTATGATACACGCACCTCCACGAGCTTAGTGTTACTCATCAAGTGCATAATGAGAATTGTCTAACCTAGACCTTGTAAAACAATGTTGCAAACGCAATGACTAATTTTAGTCAACTTAAATTAAAACATTAGTAAAAATTCTACAATGTTAATCAAAGTTACGTACTTTCGTGATTCTGATAGAAAGACTATTGCCAGAGGCATTGGAGGTCCAAAGAAATATTACAGAGGAAAACATTAAAGAATGACTAATAAATCAATGGTTTTTTCAGAGACAAGATTCACAATACAACACTATAACATTGTTTAGTCTATGCAGCTGAGTTGTTAGTGGGAAAAAGCTTGGTTGTTGTATTATCGTTTGAATAACAACCCTacgcatttaaaaaaaatcaacaatgtAGTCAAGGCCCTAttattaattagaaaataaaaccaatgaTGAACTTTGTTAACAAGATACTAGAAAGGTACTAATATGCAGATCATGAATGAAGTCTCACCTGATTGTTTCCTTTTGTTGACCCTCATCATCAAGCATAATTAACTTTGGTGGAGAGTTAAAATCATATTGAACTTTTACTGACGGAAATTGATCTTTTTCCTCTTCAATAAAGCTAACAACTTCAGGGTAGAAAACAAGTTTCCTCATGCAGACCTCCAGTAAAGCTCCAGAGTATGTAATCTAAAAGCTTAAAGAATTAATAACAATGTCT encodes:
- the LOC137808795 gene encoding uncharacterized protein, translated to MNKGLMGGYGYGVVLILVLLPFSLGASAEQLSSRECENLGFTGLALCSDCNTLSDYVKDKELVSDCLKCCTEDSDDATTKITYSGALLEVCMRKLVFYPEVVSFIEEEKDQFPSVKVQYDFNSPPKLIMLDDEGQQKETIRIDNWKREHILQFLREKVKRLASD